Proteins encoded in a region of the Inquilinus sp. KBS0705 genome:
- a CDS encoding ATP-binding cassette domain-containing protein, producing MSIRVEGLTKIYGEQKAVDAISFSAEPGVLGFLGPNGAGKSTTMKMLTCFIPQTAGTASVCGFDISKQPLDVKRNIGYLPESNPLYLDMYVKESLAFVAGIHGLHEPEKRIAEVIEQTGLGPEQHKRIGQLSKGYRQRVGLAQAILHDPQVLILDEPTSGLDPNQLIGIRQLILDLSKTKTIVLSTHIMQEVEAVCGRVIIINKGKIAANDTLTSLRSRNGNKTLEQIFIELTNISH from the coding sequence ATGAGTATCCGCGTTGAGGGATTAACAAAAATTTATGGTGAACAAAAAGCGGTGGATGCCATATCATTCAGCGCCGAACCGGGTGTATTGGGCTTTTTAGGCCCTAACGGTGCCGGTAAAAGCACTACCATGAAAATGCTTACTTGCTTTATACCGCAAACAGCAGGTACTGCTTCGGTTTGCGGGTTTGATATTAGCAAACAGCCATTAGATGTTAAGCGCAATATTGGCTATTTACCGGAGAGCAACCCGCTGTATTTGGATATGTATGTAAAAGAATCGCTCGCCTTTGTAGCGGGTATACATGGTTTGCATGAACCTGAAAAACGTATTGCGGAAGTAATTGAACAAACCGGGCTTGGGCCCGAGCAGCATAAACGCATAGGCCAGCTATCAAAGGGTTACCGTCAGCGCGTAGGCCTGGCACAAGCTATTTTGCACGACCCGCAGGTGCTGATATTGGACGAGCCCACATCGGGCCTCGATCCTAACCAGTTGATAGGCATACGCCAGCTGATACTGGACCTGAGTAAAACAAAAACTATTGTGCTATCAACGCACATCATGCAGGAGGTAGAAGCTGTTTGCGGCCGGGTAATCATCATCAATAAAGGCAAAATCGCCGCTAATGATACCCTTACAAGTTTGCGAAGCAGAAACGGCAATAAAACGCTGGAACAAATATTTATTGAATTGACCAACATTAGCCACTAA
- a CDS encoding glycine--tRNA ligase, which yields MSNSTDELFKNVISHAKEYGFVFPSSEIYDGLSAVYDYGQNGSELKNNLKTYWWKSMVQMHDNIVGIDSAIFMHPTIWKASGHVDGFSDPMIDNKDSKKRYRADQLLEDKIAKYDEEGKTSEAEELQIEMDNALKAEDLPRLRELIIAHNIKCPLSGTANWTEVRQFNLMFSTQMGAVADDADVVYLRPETAQGIFVNYLNVQKSGRMKIPFGIAQIGKAFRNEVIARQFIIRMREFEQMEMQYFVRPGTQKEWFNKWKETRLKWHLALGTDAAKYRYHEHTKLAHYADAAYDIEFEFPFGFKEVEGIHSRTDFDLSQHEKFSRKKMQYFDPELGEDGKPYGNYIPYVIETSIGLDRMFLLTMINAYEEEDLSTEERQDSRTVLRLHPCLAPVKAAIFPLTKKDGLPEKAREIMDKLKLDFNLQYEEKDAIGKRYRRQDAIGTPFCITVDHQTLEDSTVTIRHRDSMAQERVAADQLDKIIGDLVSWKNLL from the coding sequence ATGAGTAATTCAACCGACGAACTTTTTAAAAACGTTATATCGCACGCCAAGGAATATGGCTTTGTTTTCCCATCCAGTGAAATTTATGACGGCCTTAGCGCTGTTTATGATTACGGCCAAAACGGATCGGAATTAAAGAACAACCTGAAAACCTACTGGTGGAAAAGCATGGTGCAGATGCACGATAATATTGTCGGTATAGATTCGGCCATATTTATGCACCCTACCATCTGGAAAGCAAGCGGTCACGTTGATGGCTTTAGCGACCCAATGATTGATAATAAAGACAGCAAAAAACGCTACCGTGCCGATCAACTGCTTGAGGATAAGATAGCCAAGTACGACGAAGAAGGCAAAACCAGCGAAGCGGAAGAACTACAGATAGAAATGGACAACGCCCTAAAGGCCGAAGACCTGCCCCGCCTGCGCGAACTGATCATAGCACATAATATTAAATGCCCACTAAGCGGCACCGCAAACTGGACCGAAGTACGCCAGTTTAACCTGATGTTCAGCACCCAGATGGGTGCCGTTGCCGATGATGCAGACGTGGTTTACCTGCGCCCCGAGACTGCGCAAGGTATATTTGTAAACTACCTTAATGTGCAAAAATCGGGCAGGATGAAGATACCTTTTGGTATTGCACAAATAGGCAAGGCTTTCCGTAACGAGGTTATCGCCCGTCAGTTCATCATCCGCATGCGCGAGTTTGAGCAAATGGAGATGCAGTATTTTGTTCGCCCCGGCACGCAAAAAGAATGGTTTAATAAATGGAAAGAAACCCGCCTTAAATGGCACCTTGCCTTAGGTACCGACGCTGCCAAATACCGCTACCACGAACACACTAAACTGGCTCACTATGCTGATGCGGCTTACGATATTGAGTTTGAGTTCCCTTTTGGCTTTAAAGAGGTAGAAGGTATACACAGCCGTACCGATTTTGACCTTAGCCAGCATGAAAAATTCTCGCGCAAGAAGATGCAATACTTTGATCCGGAATTGGGCGAGGATGGTAAACCTTATGGTAACTACATCCCTTATGTTATAGAAACATCGATAGGTTTAGACAGGATGTTTTTGCTGACCATGATAAACGCCTACGAGGAAGAAGACCTAAGCACCGAAGAAAGACAGGATAGCCGCACCGTATTACGCCTGCACCCTTGCCTGGCACCGGTAAAGGCAGCCATTTTTCCGCTGACCAAAAAGGACGGTTTGCCCGAAAAAGCACGCGAGATAATGGATAAATTGAAGCTTGACTTTAACCTTCAATACGAAGAAAAAGATGCCATCGGCAAGCGTTATCGCCGCCAGGATGCTATAGGCACGCCATTCTGTATCACGGTAGATCACCAAACTTTAGAGGATAGTACCGTTACCATTCGCCACCGCGACAGCATGGCCCAGGAGCGCGTAGCCGCCGACCAACTGGACAAGATAATAGGCGATCTGGTAAGTTGGAAAAATTTATTGTAA
- a CDS encoding sensor histidine kinase, which produces MKPSFAFFVIITLTCTRVLAGQQSPAIDSLKKQIAPAVLYPDTNAVNRLNQLAEAYFESQPDSTVYYANEAIRIAKQIDYKKGMAAAYIQLALVNTFKSQYQASQSNFNKAAQLYQQVNNQAGVSEAYIGLGRVQDYLGNYDSAIAVFNRALSIRQKLRNRLDIAHCYAIMGITYDNKGELSKALDYYFKSLKIDIEYKDELAEADNYNNIGVVLQHLELNDKALIYFDKALKIWKRQNDLQGISTIYQNVGEVLMDNKDYKAAFAHFRQASAIYHKLGDQEGISLIYYNFGLYHYYTKQPDSAIYFLNLSLQSASKNQIKYNKAYAYLGLAMVYNLTTNYKKALSNALLAQTMANDLGSINAKADATLQVSKAFAGLKQFEKAYGQHQLYVALTDSLKNSESVQKLVSYNMALDFEKSQAAAVRLQQQKEVYLQQKITQKTTANLIYAAIIVIMATMLVFYYNAKRKQLKAYKLITQKNNEVQKQQADLRVQAGKLNELNILKDRLISVLAHDLRAPLSTLRGMFSLITTKDISQAEFSDMVPVVYGKLRHTSDFLDTLLFWINSQVDDVIITTKSFCLCDLVKQELVYLEDQLKRKNITPVNTVYSGHIVLADPNSIRIVIHNYLTNAIKFSHENSIIEISAKIIDGEKIDFSVKDHGMGLTPQQLNSLFKSKLISSPGTLNEVGTGMGLVFCKDLIEKYDGTIWAKSTLGHGAEFGFTLAADTEQIKKAKSVVPPSEIENP; this is translated from the coding sequence TTGAAACCTTCATTTGCTTTTTTTGTCATTATCACCCTTACCTGTACACGGGTATTGGCTGGGCAGCAAAGCCCTGCAATTGATAGTTTAAAAAAGCAGATTGCACCAGCGGTATTATACCCCGATACTAACGCTGTTAATCGCCTAAACCAACTCGCCGAAGCTTATTTTGAATCGCAGCCGGATAGTACAGTGTATTATGCCAACGAGGCCATAAGGATTGCAAAACAGATTGATTATAAAAAAGGCATGGCCGCTGCCTATATACAACTGGCGCTGGTAAATACCTTTAAAAGTCAATATCAAGCATCGCAAAGCAATTTTAACAAGGCGGCACAGCTTTATCAACAGGTTAATAACCAGGCAGGCGTAAGCGAAGCGTATATAGGTCTTGGGCGTGTACAGGATTACCTGGGCAATTACGATAGCGCCATAGCTGTTTTTAACCGCGCGCTAAGCATCCGCCAAAAATTGCGCAATCGGCTTGATATTGCCCACTGTTATGCCATAATGGGCATTACTTACGATAATAAGGGCGAGTTAAGCAAGGCGCTTGATTACTATTTTAAATCGCTTAAAATTGATATTGAATATAAAGACGAACTGGCCGAAGCAGATAACTATAACAATATTGGTGTAGTACTGCAACACCTGGAGCTAAATGATAAAGCGCTCATTTATTTTGATAAGGCGCTAAAAATATGGAAGCGGCAAAACGACCTGCAAGGGATTAGTACCATTTACCAAAACGTTGGCGAAGTGCTGATGGACAATAAGGATTATAAAGCGGCCTTTGCGCACTTTAGGCAGGCATCGGCAATTTACCATAAACTGGGCGATCAGGAAGGTATAAGCCTTATTTATTACAACTTTGGCTTATACCATTATTATACTAAACAGCCCGACTCGGCTATTTATTTTCTTAACCTGTCTTTACAATCGGCATCAAAAAACCAGATAAAATATAACAAGGCATATGCTTACCTGGGCCTTGCCATGGTTTACAACCTGACAACTAATTATAAAAAAGCCTTAAGCAATGCCTTGTTGGCACAAACCATGGCTAACGACCTGGGCAGTATTAATGCCAAGGCCGATGCAACCCTGCAGGTAAGCAAAGCCTTTGCTGGGTTAAAACAGTTTGAAAAAGCATATGGCCAGCACCAGTTATATGTAGCCCTAACCGATAGCCTTAAAAACAGCGAAAGCGTACAGAAGCTCGTGTCGTATAATATGGCTTTAGATTTTGAAAAAAGCCAGGCAGCTGCCGTACGCCTTCAGCAACAAAAAGAGGTATATCTGCAACAAAAAATAACTCAAAAAACAACTGCTAACCTTATATACGCTGCAATAATTGTAATAATGGCCACCATGCTTGTTTTTTATTATAATGCCAAACGCAAGCAGCTTAAGGCTTACAAGTTAATAACCCAAAAAAACAACGAAGTGCAAAAGCAACAAGCCGATTTAAGGGTGCAGGCAGGCAAGTTAAACGAATTGAATATTTTAAAAGATCGCCTGATATCTGTTTTAGCGCACGACCTCCGCGCACCGCTTAGCACTCTAAGGGGCATGTTTTCGTTAATTACCACAAAGGATATCAGTCAGGCCGAATTTTCTGATATGGTACCTGTGGTATACGGTAAGCTAAGGCACACATCCGACTTTTTGGACACCCTGTTGTTTTGGATAAATAGCCAGGTTGACGATGTTATTATAACTACCAAAAGCTTTTGCCTGTGCGACCTGGTAAAACAGGAACTGGTGTATCTGGAAGATCAGCTTAAGCGAAAAAACATTACCCCAGTCAATACCGTTTACTCAGGCCATATTGTTTTGGCTGACCCAAATTCTATCCGCATAGTTATTCATAACTACTTAACCAATGCTATTAAGTTTTCTCACGAGAACAGCATTATCGAAATATCGGCAAAAATAATCGACGGCGAAAAAATAGACTTTAGTGTGAAAGACCATGGCATGGGTTTGACACCGCAACAGCTTAACAGCCTGTTTAAAAGCAAACTTATCAGCAGCCCGGGTACACTAAACGAAGTAGGCACCGGCATGGGCCTGGTTTTTTGTAAAGATCTGATAGAAAAATATGATGGTACCATATGGGCAAAAAGCACATTAGGCCACGGAGCCGAGTTTGGCTTTACACTGGCTGCAGATACCGAACAGATAAAAAAGGCCAAAAGTGTAGTTCCACCATCCGAAATTGAAAATCCGTAA